A genome region from Hymenobacter tibetensis includes the following:
- a CDS encoding RtcB family protein: MATTKLRGNDLRKIGYPEGRAINLALDILEDRQLKKLDKGSALATLQKIKEDPYAYLRDSLWRELAKEFVPDPSRSTELNPEIKDYRRYGEAYIEDGARKQMDTAMKLPVTLDGALMPDAHQGYGLPIGGVLAVDNAVIPYGVGMDIGCRMALSVFDLPAHYLEQRTQELKKLLHNHTRFGAKEVFKNPAQDPILDRPEFKEIAVVRGKREAAINQLGSSGSGNHFVEWGIVDITTEENDLNVPVGKYLGLLSHSGSRGLGAAIAQHYTKIAMSKCPLPPEARYLAWLDLDSQEGQEYWRAMNLAGDYASACHHDIHRRLSLALGEKPVAKVENHHNFAWKETLPDGREAVVHRKGATPAGKGVLGVIPGSMTAPGFIVRGRGEQDSIQSASHGAGRRMSRTEAKKNISEGDLRRHLRDKGIELIGGGLDEAPMAYKDIHQVMAHQRDLVDVLGSFTPRIVRMDAGGGGKSKYGGE, encoded by the coding sequence ATGGCAACCACCAAGCTGCGCGGCAACGACCTGCGCAAGATCGGCTACCCCGAAGGCCGCGCCATCAACCTGGCATTGGACATTCTGGAAGACCGGCAACTCAAAAAGCTGGACAAAGGCAGTGCCCTTGCTACCCTGCAAAAAATCAAGGAAGACCCCTACGCCTACCTGCGCGACTCACTGTGGCGGGAACTGGCCAAAGAGTTTGTGCCCGACCCCAGCCGCAGCACCGAGCTTAACCCGGAAATAAAAGACTACCGCCGCTACGGCGAAGCCTACATTGAAGACGGTGCCCGCAAGCAGATGGATACGGCCATGAAGCTGCCCGTCACGCTGGATGGCGCCCTTATGCCCGATGCCCACCAAGGCTACGGCCTGCCCATTGGGGGCGTACTGGCCGTTGACAATGCCGTAATTCCCTACGGCGTGGGCATGGATATCGGGTGCCGCATGGCCTTGTCGGTGTTCGACTTGCCGGCGCACTATCTAGAGCAACGTACGCAGGAGTTGAAAAAGCTGCTGCACAACCACACCCGCTTCGGAGCCAAGGAAGTGTTCAAGAACCCTGCCCAGGACCCTATACTAGACCGGCCCGAGTTCAAAGAAATTGCCGTGGTGCGGGGCAAACGCGAAGCGGCCATCAACCAGCTGGGCTCGTCGGGTTCCGGCAACCACTTTGTGGAGTGGGGCATCGTGGACATCACCACCGAGGAAAACGACTTGAATGTACCGGTTGGCAAGTACTTGGGCTTGCTTTCGCACAGCGGGTCGCGGGGACTGGGGGCGGCCATTGCGCAGCACTACACCAAAATAGCCATGAGCAAGTGCCCCCTCCCCCCCGAAGCACGCTACCTGGCCTGGCTGGACCTCGACTCCCAAGAAGGCCAGGAGTACTGGCGGGCCATGAACCTGGCCGGCGACTACGCCTCAGCCTGCCACCACGACATTCATCGCCGCCTGAGCTTAGCGCTAGGTGAGAAACCGGTGGCTAAGGTGGAAAATCACCACAATTTCGCCTGGAAAGAAACCTTGCCTGATGGCCGCGAAGCCGTTGTGCATCGCAAAGGCGCCACCCCAGCCGGAAAAGGCGTGCTCGGCGTTATTCCAGGCTCCATGACGGCACCGGGTTTCATTGTGCGCGGCCGAGGTGAGCAGGATTCCATTCAGTCGGCGTCGCACGGTGCTGGGCGCCGCATGTCCCGAACGGAGGCCAAGAAGAACATTTCGGAGGGCGACCTTCGCCGCCACCTGCGCGACAAAGGCATCGAGCTGATTGGGGGTGGCCTCGATGAAGCGCCGATGGCCTACAAGGACATTCATCAGGTAATGGCCCATCAGCGCGACTTGGTGGATGTGCTAGGTTCGTTTACACCGCGCATAGTGCGCATGGATGCCGGGGGCGGAGGCAAAAGCAAATACGGCGGGGAGTAA
- a CDS encoding SOS response-associated peptidase, protein MCGRYTTLAPKPVLEKRFDASFKADADPNYNAAPSQRLPVILNTEPGQIQLLQWGLIPGWVKDLKAAPKPINARAETLPEKPSFRQLLQRRRCLVPADSFYEWQVTAQGKVPHRILLRNEEPFAFAGLWDEWLDKATGEVRPTFTIITTDPNELMAPIHNRMPVMLQGREAELAWLDDTVSLADHQALLHPYPADLMRAYAVTTRVNSPAHNDASVLEAA, encoded by the coding sequence ATGTGCGGCCGCTATACCACCCTTGCTCCCAAACCAGTACTTGAAAAGCGCTTTGACGCTTCGTTTAAGGCAGATGCCGACCCCAACTACAACGCGGCACCGTCGCAGCGCCTGCCCGTCATTCTCAACACCGAGCCCGGCCAGATTCAGCTACTGCAATGGGGCCTGATTCCAGGCTGGGTGAAGGACCTGAAAGCGGCGCCCAAACCTATCAACGCCCGCGCCGAAACCCTGCCCGAAAAGCCGTCGTTTCGGCAGCTGCTCCAGCGCCGCCGTTGCCTCGTGCCCGCCGACAGTTTTTATGAGTGGCAGGTGACGGCTCAAGGCAAAGTGCCGCACCGCATTCTGCTGCGCAACGAGGAGCCGTTTGCCTTTGCGGGCCTGTGGGACGAATGGCTGGACAAAGCTACCGGCGAGGTACGCCCCACGTTCACCATCATCACCACCGACCCCAACGAGCTGATGGCGCCCATTCATAACCGCATGCCCGTGATGCTGCAAGGCCGGGAAGCCGAGTTGGCTTGGCTGGACGACACCGTGAGCTTAGCGGACCATCAGGCGCTGCTACACCCGTACCCCGCCGACCTAATGCGGGCCTACGCCGTCACGACGCGCGTCAACTCGCCGGCGCACAACGACGCCAGCGTGTTGGAAGCCGCCTAG
- a CDS encoding DUF72 domain-containing protein encodes MPTYYIGCSGFSYRDWKGILYPDGLPPRKWFAYYCTQFNTLEVNVTFYRMPELKVFETWYTQSPADFRFAVKAPRIVTHYKKFNAEAGPVLADFYGVVQEGLREKLGPILFQLPPKAAYTKELLGRILEHLDPSFHNVLEFRHPSWWEGEIMRELGQHGISFVGQSYPAALPDEVVVNTPQVYYRFHGVPELYTSLYSEDFLKRVAHDLEVEPRVQEAFVYFNNGIGGAGVVNARQLQQLLGAQPPLE; translated from the coding sequence ATGCCTACGTATTACATCGGCTGCTCTGGCTTTTCCTACCGCGACTGGAAGGGCATCTTGTACCCCGACGGCTTGCCACCGCGCAAGTGGTTTGCCTACTACTGCACCCAGTTCAACACGCTGGAAGTGAACGTGACCTTCTACCGCATGCCAGAGCTGAAGGTGTTTGAAACGTGGTACACGCAAAGTCCCGCCGACTTCCGGTTTGCGGTGAAAGCGCCGCGCATCGTGACGCACTACAAGAAGTTCAACGCCGAAGCAGGCCCCGTACTGGCCGATTTCTACGGCGTAGTGCAAGAGGGCTTGCGCGAGAAACTCGGGCCCATTTTGTTTCAGCTGCCACCCAAAGCGGCGTACACCAAAGAACTGCTCGGCCGCATTCTGGAGCACCTCGACCCGAGCTTCCACAACGTGCTGGAGTTTCGGCACCCTAGCTGGTGGGAAGGCGAGATTATGCGGGAACTAGGACAGCACGGCATCAGCTTCGTGGGGCAGAGCTACCCCGCGGCCCTGCCCGACGAGGTAGTTGTCAACACGCCCCAGGTGTACTACCGCTTTCACGGCGTGCCCGAACTCTACACCTCCCTGTACAGCGAAGACTTCCTGAAGCGCGTGGCCCACGACCTAGAGGTGGAGCCCCGCGTGCAGGAAGCCTTCGTGTATTTCAACAACGGTATTGGCGGGGCTGGGGTAGTGAATGCCCGGCAGCTACAGCAATTGCTAGGGGCGCAGCCACCCCTGGAGTAG
- a CDS encoding DUF1501 domain-containing protein: MKRRHFLQTTAAATVLPTLLGGLPIGAYGFSPELFDITGGATQTDRVLVLIQLNGGNDGLNMIIPTDQYSALMNARADIAIPQNQVLPLSATTGIHPAMAGVKNLFDDGKIGVVQSVGYPNANYSHFRATDIWTSASDSNVTITSGWAGRYLNTEYTNYPTGYPSSATPDPLAISIGSVVSNCVQGPSVNMGMAIASTTSFYQLLSGGVDAAPNTPAGHELTFIRQVIAQTQVYTTAIQAAARRATNLSPLYPAAGQNSLSDQLKIVAQLVAGGLQTRIYVCNLGGFDTHSNQVPTTGSTTTGTHATLLGRISQALEAFQDDLRRLNVQDRVVGMTFSEFGRRIKANSSKGTDHGAAAPLIVFGTSVNPVLHGTNPVLPATAGINDQVPMQFDFRAIYANILKDWFMVPQATLNQLLPSTNSPFPHVPIIRPSVVNGTASAPETNVTSFSVYPNPVRDRATVEFACEGGHVQILLYDALGREVARLLDRPLPRGLRQVPLDAARLAPGSYHCHVQEGQRVSSRLVVVE, encoded by the coding sequence ATGAAACGCAGACATTTCCTCCAGACGACGGCCGCTGCTACCGTGTTGCCGACGCTGCTCGGCGGTTTGCCCATCGGAGCCTATGGGTTTTCGCCCGAGCTCTTTGACATAACGGGTGGGGCCACGCAAACCGACCGGGTGTTGGTGCTGATTCAGCTGAACGGCGGCAACGACGGGCTGAACATGATTATTCCCACCGATCAATATTCGGCCCTGATGAACGCCCGGGCCGACATTGCTATTCCACAAAACCAGGTGTTGCCCTTAAGCGCCACCACCGGCATTCATCCGGCTATGGCAGGCGTTAAGAACCTGTTTGATGATGGCAAGATTGGGGTAGTGCAAAGTGTGGGGTATCCGAATGCCAACTACTCGCACTTCCGGGCCACCGACATCTGGACTTCGGCTTCGGATTCCAACGTGACCATCACTTCGGGCTGGGCCGGGCGCTACCTCAACACCGAGTACACCAATTATCCTACCGGCTACCCCAGCTCTGCCACTCCTGACCCGCTGGCTATCAGCATTGGGTCGGTGGTAAGCAATTGTGTGCAGGGACCCAGCGTGAACATGGGCATGGCCATTGCCAGCACCACCTCGTTCTACCAGCTGCTTTCGGGGGGCGTAGATGCCGCACCCAACACGCCCGCCGGCCACGAGCTAACCTTTATCCGGCAAGTTATTGCCCAGACGCAGGTTTATACCACCGCTATTCAGGCGGCGGCTCGGCGCGCCACCAACCTCTCGCCCCTCTATCCGGCGGCCGGTCAAAACTCTTTGTCCGATCAGCTCAAGATTGTGGCGCAGCTGGTGGCAGGTGGCCTACAAACCCGCATCTACGTCTGCAACTTGGGCGGCTTCGATACGCACTCCAACCAAGTACCTACTACTGGTAGCACCACTACGGGCACGCACGCCACCCTGCTCGGCAGAATCTCGCAGGCCTTGGAGGCATTCCAGGATGATTTGCGTCGCCTGAACGTGCAGGATCGGGTGGTAGGCATGACGTTCTCGGAGTTTGGACGCCGCATCAAAGCCAACTCCTCTAAGGGCACCGACCATGGTGCGGCAGCCCCCCTTATTGTGTTTGGCACGAGCGTCAACCCGGTTCTGCACGGCACAAATCCGGTGCTACCCGCTACAGCGGGCATCAACGACCAGGTTCCCATGCAGTTCGACTTCCGAGCCATCTATGCCAACATTCTAAAAGACTGGTTTATGGTGCCGCAAGCCACCCTGAACCAGCTGCTTCCTTCCACCAACAGCCCGTTTCCGCACGTACCCATCATTCGGCCTTCGGTGGTGAATGGCACAGCCTCTGCCCCCGAAACCAACGTAACCAGTTTCAGTGTGTACCCCAACCCTGTCCGGGACCGGGCCACAGTGGAGTTTGCCTGCGAGGGCGGGCACGTGCAGATCTTGCTCTACGATGCGCTAGGCCGAGAAGTGGCCCGCCTCCTAGACCGGCCTCTGCCCCGCGGCCTACGCCAGGTACCGCTCGATGCCGCCCGCTTGGCCCCAGGTTCTTATCATTGCCACGTGCAGGAAGGACAGCGCGTTAGCTCGCGGCTGGTGGTAGTAGAATAG